From Staphylothermus hellenicus DSM 12710, a single genomic window includes:
- a CDS encoding Snf7 family protein, whose product MSTPWFGNNQQTIGDKIKSLFKNDREPIEKKAIIAHYRVKTALGRINSYLSKIEQRDRELFQNVVESLVKRDERKAKMYAKEVSELRKVAKQLITVQYALEHASLKLETFLVFGGAMRELQPIVSVMKEAVGIVRSLAPDVWIDLQVALRELETSMNTGVADISAEIDVGLDNDARKIFEEAKTVAEQKLKEHYAELPKILTEAEKSGEASP is encoded by the coding sequence ATGTCTACACCCTGGTTTGGAAACAATCAACAGACGATAGGGGATAAGATTAAGTCGTTGTTCAAAAATGATCGTGAACCCATAGAGAAAAAGGCAATAATTGCTCATTATCGTGTTAAAACAGCTTTAGGCAGGATCAATAGTTACCTATCAAAAATAGAGCAGAGAGATCGTGAGCTTTTCCAAAATGTAGTAGAATCACTAGTGAAGAGAGATGAGAGAAAAGCTAAGATGTATGCTAAAGAGGTATCTGAGCTTAGAAAAGTCGCTAAGCAATTAATAACGGTACAATATGCTTTAGAGCATGCATCACTTAAACTGGAAACATTCCTCGTATTTGGTGGGGCAATGAGGGAATTACAGCCGATAGTTAGTGTTATGAAGGAAGCTGTTGGAATTGTTCGCTCCTTAGCACCGGATGTATGGATCGATCTACAAGTGGCTCTGAGAGAATTAGAAACCTCAATGAATACAGGAGTAGCAGATATATCAGCCGAAATAGATGTTGGACTAGATAATGATGCTAGGAAGATATTCGAAGAAGCAAAGACAGTTGCAGAGCAGAAGCTTAAGGAGCATTATGCTGAATTACCAAAGATATTAACCGAAGCGGAGAAATCAGGCGAAGCTTCTCCATAA
- a CDS encoding AIR synthase family protein: protein MKLNKAYYEGGKPSWEFLSGLLSMFPIRDPDLIVGPSIGEDAAIIRFKDGFLIVHSDPITAATRRIGWLAVHIAANDIAVRGAKPRWLLPVILMPPKHSLEQIESIFRDIGSAAQSLDATVIGGHTEFTPGIPRPIISMTAIGYSMDKVVLTRNARPGDKIFVIGRVGGEGASVIAWDFEDLLLRKGISRDIIATAKEYFTDISIVDKALLIRDYANSMHDPTEGGLLQGLREVAKASNTRIILDADKVVLDPIVKEITSTLELDPLKILSSGALIASVPGENTRQVEDLLKEKGYKYSIAGYISEHVRGGELIVNQNGKTIRIIEDVVDEIYKLWSRDSYI from the coding sequence TTGAAACTAAACAAAGCTTATTACGAAGGCGGTAAACCATCTTGGGAATTTTTATCAGGACTCTTATCAATGTTTCCAATCAGAGATCCGGATTTAATTGTTGGGCCAAGCATTGGTGAAGATGCAGCTATTATTAGGTTTAAAGACGGCTTCCTCATAGTTCATAGTGATCCAATAACGGCTGCTACTAGGAGGATTGGATGGTTAGCGGTACATATAGCTGCAAACGATATAGCTGTTAGGGGAGCTAAGCCTCGATGGCTTCTACCAGTAATACTTATGCCTCCAAAACACTCGCTTGAACAAATAGAAAGTATTTTCAGAGATATAGGCTCAGCTGCTCAATCTCTCGACGCAACTGTGATCGGCGGCCACACAGAATTCACACCAGGCATTCCCAGACCCATTATTTCTATGACAGCTATTGGTTATAGCATGGATAAAGTGGTTTTAACAAGAAATGCTCGGCCGGGAGATAAAATATTTGTTATTGGACGCGTAGGAGGGGAGGGAGCTAGTGTTATAGCTTGGGACTTCGAGGATTTATTGTTGAGAAAAGGTATAAGCAGAGACATTATTGCTACAGCGAAAGAATACTTTACAGATATCAGTATTGTTGATAAAGCACTATTGATCAGAGACTATGCTAATTCAATGCACGATCCCACCGAGGGCGGATTATTGCAGGGACTAAGAGAAGTAGCTAAAGCAAGCAATACAAGAATAATTCTAGATGCAGATAAGGTTGTATTAGACCCTATTGTTAAAGAAATAACTTCCACACTAGAACTAGACCCATTGAAAATCCTTAGTAGTGGTGCATTAATAGCTTCAGTTCCAGGAGAAAATACTAGACAAGTTGAAGATTTGCTTAAAGAGAAAGGATACAAGTACTCAATAGCAGGATACATATCAGAACATGTCAGGGGAGGAGAACTAATAGTTAACCAAAATGGAAAAACAATAAGAATAATAGAAGATGTTGTTGACGAAATATATAAGCTGTGGAGCAGGGATAGCTATATTTAA
- a CDS encoding TatD family hydrolase gives MEKLLFADAHSHTNPISGLGARRIAPKFKNSGGWFIALVSLPPYYYRFNDLTLDNYAKTIELLINEAKIMRSYGLKVRLLAGFHPAEVDEHFRRGRDLKSIVEFADEVFKLIIDYHRKGVIDGIGEVGRQHYSTAPSRIVASELILIKAMEYARDYDMIMHLHLEQGGWVTVESIDRLRKITGIGSEKVFLHHVDYDTSVWGEKYGYWYTVPAKKRILSKVLSEERNHALVESDFIDDPKRPGVSSYPWDIPKRIKELLSEGVISVENVYKSMIDNIVKAYRVEPP, from the coding sequence ATGGAGAAGCTATTGTTCGCCGATGCACATTCTCACACGAATCCCATAAGTGGTCTTGGAGCTCGTAGAATAGCTCCAAAGTTTAAAAATAGTGGCGGCTGGTTTATCGCATTAGTTTCTCTACCACCTTACTATTATAGATTCAATGATTTAACACTTGATAACTATGCTAAGACAATTGAATTATTAATAAATGAAGCAAAAATTATGCGTAGTTATGGTTTAAAGGTTAGGTTATTAGCGGGTTTTCACCCCGCAGAAGTAGATGAACATTTTCGTAGAGGAAGAGATTTAAAATCTATTGTTGAATTCGCCGATGAAGTATTTAAGCTGATAATTGATTATCACAGGAAAGGAGTTATTGATGGAATAGGAGAAGTTGGTAGACAACACTATAGTACTGCTCCAAGCAGAATAGTTGCTTCTGAACTAATACTTATCAAAGCAATGGAGTATGCAAGAGACTACGATATGATTATGCATCTACATCTCGAGCAAGGTGGATGGGTTACTGTTGAGTCTATAGATAGATTAAGGAAGATAACCGGGATCGGGAGTGAAAAAGTTTTCCTGCACCATGTAGACTATGATACAAGTGTTTGGGGCGAGAAATATGGATACTGGTACACCGTGCCTGCTAAGAAGAGAATATTATCTAAGGTATTATCCGAGGAAAGAAATCATGCTTTGGTTGAATCAGATTTTATTGATGACCCTAAAAGGCCCGGGGTCTCTTCATATCCATGGGATATTCCTAAGAGGATTAAGGAACTACTAAGTGAGGGAGTAATTAGTGTTGAAAACGTATATAAATCAATGATTGACAACATAGTTAAAGCATATAGAGTTGAACCCCCATAA
- a CDS encoding CopG family transcriptional regulator, producing MAGRKKYKVLTIRVDEETYRKLLVKAEEEGYSMISDYILALINQAVRAETTPSYDKLKTRIKRYVQDVVNEQLMVVENLKRQVIELYDKIDGLEKRINDIDKKIQEISSKITRPTPIRRERPVRQRKTGIERLREEKVLFESRLTGLRYRDKFFSYLERMGAIVIPLRGERVAVDAEFWENFKKKLFEEIDTDNEEIIKEKLDPLEYQLFLRLRSEPLIFFDAKTKKWKPISESRIFSQ from the coding sequence ATGGCTGGGAGAAAAAAATATAAGGTATTAACTATAAGGGTGGATGAAGAAACTTACCGGAAACTATTGGTTAAAGCTGAAGAAGAAGGATACTCTATGATCAGCGATTATATATTAGCACTCATCAATCAAGCAGTAAGAGCTGAAACTACTCCTTCATATGATAAGCTCAAAACAAGGATTAAAAGATATGTGCAGGATGTTGTGAATGAACAATTAATGGTTGTAGAGAATTTGAAGAGACAAGTAATAGAATTATATGATAAAATCGATGGGTTGGAGAAAAGGATTAATGATATAGATAAGAAAATACAGGAAATATCATCAAAAATAACTCGGCCAACACCTATACGGAGGGAGAGGCCTGTCAGGCAGCGTAAAACGGGAATTGAGAGGCTTAGGGAAGAGAAGGTATTATTTGAAAGCAGGCTTACAGGGCTGAGGTATAGAGATAAATTCTTTAGTTACCTGGAGAGAATGGGAGCTATAGTTATTCCTTTAAGAGGGGAGAGAGTAGCTGTTGATGCAGAGTTTTGGGAGAATTTTAAGAAGAAGCTATTCGAAGAAATAGATACTGATAACGAAGAAATAATCAAGGAAAAACTAGATCCGTTGGAATACCAGTTGTTCCTCAGACTTAGAAGCGAGCCATTGATATTCTTTGATGCAAAAACTAAGAAATGGAAACCAATAAGTGAATCAAGGATTTTTTCACAGTAA
- a CDS encoding MBL fold metallo-hydrolase has translation MVKSKSISELLKYVDILGDTSAIVVGESFAIDGFAEKPVRVISHAHYDHIVGLKDSILYSKQIVATPPTHDLILTLGYVGGRELRMLYKNKMVRLNYYEEYTYGGEKLVLIPSHHIIGSAQVLIEIGDLRIGYTGDFKLGENTKIMDGLDILIIESTYGDPSYRRPFKNEVEDLLVDIVLDGLEMYGKVVIFGYHGKIQEAMQILRRNGVKEPFLMPKRIYEVTRIAEKYGYEIGGYYNMRSLKGREILKSNRYILFEHFNKANHRRLGNNTLYIVLSGWEFNGPIKKIDRYTWLVALSDHADFDELIEYVEKAEPRLVIVDGSRQGSAEALANELNKRGWKSLVLPGPRVLPSSII, from the coding sequence ATGGTGAAATCTAAGAGTATCTCTGAACTGCTAAAATATGTGGATATATTAGGGGATACTTCAGCAATAGTTGTAGGAGAAAGTTTTGCTATAGACGGTTTTGCTGAGAAGCCAGTTAGGGTAATATCTCATGCACACTATGATCATATTGTAGGATTAAAGGATAGCATATTATATTCTAAACAAATAGTCGCTACTCCTCCTACCCATGATCTAATATTAACTCTGGGTTATGTTGGTGGAAGAGAACTTAGAATGCTTTATAAAAACAAGATGGTGAGGCTAAACTATTATGAAGAATATACTTATGGCGGGGAAAAACTCGTTCTTATCCCATCTCATCATATTATTGGTTCTGCGCAGGTTTTAATCGAGATAGGGGATCTTAGGATAGGATATACTGGAGATTTTAAGCTTGGAGAGAATACTAAGATCATGGATGGGTTAGACATATTGATTATTGAATCCACATATGGTGATCCATCGTATCGTAGACCCTTCAAGAATGAAGTGGAAGATCTCCTGGTTGATATTGTTCTAGACGGTTTAGAAATGTATGGTAAAGTAGTAATTTTTGGGTATCATGGAAAAATCCAGGAAGCAATGCAGATTCTTCGAAGAAACGGCGTGAAAGAACCGTTCCTGATGCCTAAGAGAATATATGAAGTTACAAGGATCGCTGAGAAATATGGTTATGAAATAGGGGGATACTATAATATGAGAAGCTTAAAGGGGAGAGAAATTCTTAAAAGTAACAGATACATCTTATTCGAACACTTCAACAAAGCAAACCATCGGCGTCTAGGAAATAATACTTTATATATTGTTCTAAGCGGTTGGGAGTTCAACGGGCCTATTAAGAAAATAGATAGATATACATGGCTCGTAGCTTTAAGCGATCACGCCGATTTCGATGAATTAATAGAATATGTGGAAAAAGCTGAGCCCAGACTAGTTATTGTAGATGGTTCAAGACAAGGTAGTGCTGAAGCACTTGCAAATGAACTAAATAAGCGAGGATGGAAATCACTGGTTCTCCCAGGCCCACGTGTTTTACCATCTTCTATTATTTAG
- the ppa gene encoding inorganic diphosphatase, with protein sequence MIYDKIGPGKNAPNEVHVVIEIPMGSSIKYEIDKETSLVFVDRILFTSMHYPFNYGFIPGTLEEDEDPVDVLVLGYEPLYPGVIIKARPIGVLETEDEKGRDAKIVAVPVEKIDPRFENIKDINDLPENFKERIAHFFEHYKELEKGKWVKVIGWKSREDALNRIREAIERYRESM encoded by the coding sequence ATGATCTATGATAAAATAGGTCCAGGAAAAAATGCTCCCAACGAGGTACATGTAGTTATAGAAATACCCATGGGTAGCAGTATTAAGTACGAAATTGATAAAGAAACAAGTCTAGTATTCGTTGACAGAATACTGTTTACATCAATGCATTACCCGTTCAACTATGGATTTATCCCTGGAACACTCGAGGAAGACGAGGACCCCGTGGATGTTCTTGTATTAGGATATGAGCCTCTCTATCCAGGTGTTATCATAAAGGCTCGACCTATAGGTGTATTAGAGACAGAGGATGAGAAAGGCCGTGATGCTAAAATAGTTGCTGTGCCAGTTGAAAAAATAGATCCGAGATTTGAAAATATTAAAGACATAAATGATCTGCCTGAGAATTTCAAGGAGAGAATAGCTCATTTCTTCGAGCACTACAAAGAGCTTGAAAAAGGTAAATGGGTTAAGGTTATAGGCTGGAAGAGCAGAGAAGATGCATTAAATAGGATCAGAGAGGCTATAGAAAGGTATAGGGAGAGCATGTAA
- the sucD gene encoding succinate--CoA ligase subunit alpha has translation MGVLVNKNTRVLVQGITGREGSFHTKLMLEYGTKIVAGVTPGKGGMNVYGVPVYDTVYEAIENIGEIDASIIFVPAKFASDAVFEAIDADIKTIVVITEGIPVHEELEFVKYAKKKNTVIIGPNTPGIMVPGETKIGIMPAHVFKPGKIGLISRSGTLTYEIARELGKKGYGISTVIGLGGDPVTGLNFVEAYELFIKDPSTRAVVLIGEIGGDAEERFAKYYAELSMKKPVVAYVAGKTAPPGKRMGHAGAIISMGVGDYQSKKQALLKANIPVAEKPSDIPILLGSVFEKLYNN, from the coding sequence ATGGGTGTCCTCGTAAATAAGAATACAAGAGTCCTTGTACAAGGAATAACTGGTAGAGAAGGCAGTTTTCATACAAAATTAATGCTAGAATATGGAACCAAGATAGTGGCAGGGGTAACTCCCGGGAAGGGAGGAATGAATGTTTATGGTGTACCAGTATATGATACAGTATATGAGGCCATAGAGAATATTGGGGAAATAGATGCTTCCATAATATTTGTACCAGCGAAATTTGCGAGTGATGCTGTATTTGAAGCTATAGATGCAGATATTAAGACAATAGTTGTAATTACTGAAGGAATCCCTGTACATGAAGAATTAGAATTTGTGAAATACGCAAAAAAGAAAAACACTGTTATTATCGGGCCAAATACTCCGGGAATAATGGTGCCAGGAGAAACAAAAATAGGAATAATGCCAGCACATGTCTTCAAGCCTGGAAAAATAGGATTAATCTCTAGAAGTGGAACATTAACATATGAGATCGCGCGAGAACTGGGAAAGAAAGGCTACGGCATATCCACCGTTATCGGTCTTGGAGGGGATCCGGTTACTGGGCTAAATTTTGTTGAAGCATACGAACTATTCATAAAAGATCCTTCCACCCGCGCCGTTGTATTGATCGGGGAAATAGGAGGGGATGCAGAGGAAAGATTTGCAAAATACTACGCTGAATTATCTATGAAAAAACCTGTTGTAGCATATGTTGCTGGAAAAACTGCTCCCCCTGGAAAAAGAATGGGGCATGCAGGAGCAATAATTTCCATGGGAGTAGGAGATTATCAATCCAAGAAGCAAGCATTACTTAAAGCAAATATTCCTGTTGCCGAGAAACCTTCAGATATACCAATACTTCTTGGTTCAGTATTTGAGAAACTTTATAATAACTAA
- the sucC gene encoding ADP-forming succinate--CoA ligase subunit beta has translation MKLYEFEAKEIARNNGVPVPRGNIAKTPEEARTVAEKIGGEVVLKAQVLVGRRGLAGGVLFASNPLEAEKVARELFNKRIRGEKAQLILVEEKICIDKEYYLSLTIDRSNREIVYLVSPLGGVEIEELVKKYPNKLLRIRVDPMIGYKSYMSRLAAKFLGLPKELWPSIHKIMNSMYNIMKNYDADLVEFNPLVKTCSNEIVAVDAKITIDDNSLYRHPEFAEKYGRELSKLEAIAKKLGFSYVELDGDVGIMCNGAGLTMATMDMVAYYGGRPANFLDIGGGASRERVKEAAKLLLKHDKVKVLLINIFGGITRCDEVARGIIEAVEETGVKKPIVIRLLGTNEEIGRRLLEEKGYSVFSEADDAVKKAVEIAKNLPR, from the coding sequence TTGAAACTATACGAGTTCGAGGCAAAAGAGATCGCTAGAAACAATGGTGTACCTGTTCCTCGAGGAAATATTGCTAAAACACCTGAGGAGGCAAGAACTGTTGCTGAGAAAATCGGCGGCGAAGTAGTGTTGAAAGCACAAGTACTGGTTGGGAGAAGAGGATTAGCGGGCGGAGTCTTGTTCGCATCTAATCCTCTCGAAGCTGAAAAAGTTGCTAGGGAACTCTTCAATAAACGCATACGCGGTGAAAAAGCACAGCTTATCCTTGTAGAGGAGAAAATATGTATTGATAAAGAATATTATTTATCTCTAACCATAGATCGCTCCAACAGGGAAATAGTATACCTTGTATCCCCTCTGGGAGGAGTTGAGATAGAAGAGCTTGTTAAGAAATACCCAAATAAACTATTGAGGATCAGAGTTGATCCAATGATTGGATACAAATCATACATGTCGCGTTTAGCAGCTAAATTCCTAGGTTTACCGAAAGAGCTATGGCCTAGTATACATAAGATAATGAATTCTATGTATAATATCATGAAAAACTATGATGCTGATCTTGTAGAGTTTAATCCATTGGTTAAAACATGTAGTAACGAAATAGTAGCGGTTGATGCTAAAATAACAATTGACGACAACAGTCTTTACCGCCACCCAGAATTCGCCGAGAAATATGGGAGGGAGTTATCGAAACTAGAAGCTATCGCTAAAAAACTTGGGTTCTCCTACGTAGAACTCGACGGGGATGTTGGGATAATGTGTAATGGTGCTGGATTAACTATGGCGACAATGGATATGGTGGCATATTATGGTGGGAGACCAGCTAATTTCCTAGATATAGGTGGTGGGGCTTCGCGTGAGAGAGTTAAGGAGGCAGCTAAACTATTATTGAAGCATGACAAGGTTAAGGTGCTTCTAATAAATATTTTCGGCGGTATAACTAGGTGCGATGAAGTAGCTAGAGGGATAATTGAGGCTGTAGAGGAGACCGGTGTTAAAAAACCAATTGTTATTAGATTGCTCGGCACCAATGAGGAAATTGGTAGAAGACTTCTTGAAGAAAAAGGATATAGTGTTTTTAGCGAAGCAGATGATGCTGTTAAGAAAGCTGTTGAGATAGCCAAGAATCTACCTAGGTGA
- a CDS encoding putative metallopeptidase translates to MIKYVEAEDVCCLINVIVHFLRDYFKHIDLERIKCFRSTGSKSYAYARIHGLPRIWIKALGVKPMYIVEVLSERYDPLDIEDKIQVLIHELLHIPYGFTGGLRPHGKYVNKKIIHKLYGLFVERGGLEFFT, encoded by the coding sequence TTGATAAAATATGTTGAAGCAGAGGATGTATGTTGTTTAATTAACGTTATAGTCCATTTTCTCCGTGATTATTTTAAGCACATAGATCTTGAGAGGATAAAATGCTTTAGAAGCACGGGTTCTAAATCATACGCTTATGCTAGAATACATGGTCTACCACGTATTTGGATTAAAGCTCTTGGAGTAAAGCCTATGTACATAGTTGAAGTATTATCGGAGAGGTATGATCCATTAGATATAGAAGACAAAATACAAGTACTAATACATGAACTATTACACATACCTTACGGGTTCACAGGGGGTCTTAGACCTCATGGAAAATACGTTAATAAGAAAATAATACATAAACTCTATGGCTTATTTGTTGAGAGAGGGGGATTAGAATTTTTTACTTAG
- a CDS encoding carbohydrate kinase family protein has translation MPKTSSKPIHVAVGNLNIDITMYVSRLPMPDESVFAEEIMMGPGGSASNYSIAVTYYGHTAYLIASTSLNQLVDSILEKLNSIGVITRFVKRVEENPGIVNVVVIPGGEKIMVKYRGANELLSPNDVPKQLLEEATIVHMASIPPTIASEIAMRATGLGALVSYDPGAYALYDEEKIVSILDNINILFLNRAEARSITGGKIENLLKYGTDLIVIKKGPGGAYVLQQGGTVYHGVSKPIRPPIDSTGAGDAFDAFFNAAYIDYKDLGKALSYALAAGALKVMCRGSILCWDKHLFSKQLNETIVEEIKEPENWILED, from the coding sequence ATGCCCAAGACTAGTTCAAAACCAATACATGTAGCCGTGGGTAATTTAAACATAGATATAACAATGTATGTTTCAAGACTGCCTATGCCTGATGAAAGTGTTTTCGCTGAAGAAATAATGATGGGGCCAGGCGGTTCTGCATCTAATTATTCAATAGCAGTTACCTATTATGGCCACACAGCATATCTTATTGCTTCAACATCGCTAAACCAATTAGTAGATTCTATCCTGGAAAAACTAAACTCGATCGGTGTAATTACAAGATTTGTGAAGAGAGTTGAGGAAAACCCGGGCATTGTAAACGTAGTAGTGATCCCTGGTGGAGAAAAAATAATGGTTAAATATAGAGGCGCTAACGAATTATTATCGCCTAATGATGTTCCAAAACAACTATTAGAGGAGGCGACAATAGTGCATATGGCAAGTATTCCGCCAACTATCGCGTCAGAAATAGCGATGCGAGCCACTGGTTTAGGAGCCCTTGTAAGCTATGATCCCGGAGCATATGCATTATATGATGAAGAAAAAATTGTTTCAATACTGGACAATATAAATATTTTATTCCTTAACAGAGCAGAGGCTCGATCGATTACTGGAGGTAAAATCGAGAACCTATTAAAATATGGTACAGATCTAATAGTCATTAAGAAAGGGCCTGGAGGAGCATATGTTTTACAACAGGGAGGCACAGTTTATCATGGCGTATCAAAACCTATAAGACCACCTATAGACTCTACAGGTGCTGGAGACGCTTTTGATGCATTCTTTAATGCTGCATACATAGACTATAAGGATCTAGGTAAAGCATTATCATATGCATTAGCTGCTGGAGCATTAAAAGTAATGTGCCGTGGAAGCATACTATGCTGGGATAAACATCTATTCTCTAAACAATTAAATGAAACAATCGTAGAAGAAATAAAGGAGCCGGAGAATTGGATACTTGAAGACTGA
- the udp gene encoding uridine phosphorylase: protein MERGKKLSSASAPVDESGRVYHLGVKPGDVSKYVLLPGDPGRVKRIASFWDKAWRVAEHREYLTFSGRYKGVFISATSTGIGSPSTAIAVEELARVGSTTFIRVGTTGALNRNIGVGDIIISTGAVRFEGTSKQYVFPEYPAVASFDVTLALITAAEELGVKYHVGLTVSSDSFYVGQERPGYKGYLPPFQRGLIDFLRSVNVLNFEMEAAAIFTLANIYGLRAGSVCAAIANRETEEFIVDAGVDDAIKVANEAVKILSEWDQIVGETGSKTVSAKTILEWYKRIGRL, encoded by the coding sequence TTGGAAAGAGGTAAGAAACTTAGTAGTGCTAGTGCTCCTGTAGATGAATCTGGCCGAGTATATCATCTAGGTGTTAAGCCCGGTGATGTGAGCAAATATGTTTTATTACCCGGTGATCCTGGAAGGGTTAAACGTATTGCTAGTTTCTGGGATAAGGCTTGGAGGGTTGCTGAGCATAGAGAATATTTAACATTTAGTGGGAGGTATAAGGGGGTATTCATATCTGCTACAAGCACAGGCATAGGATCTCCATCAACAGCTATAGCTGTCGAAGAGCTTGCCCGTGTTGGCTCAACTACTTTTATTCGTGTAGGAACAACGGGTGCTCTGAATAGGAATATAGGTGTTGGAGACATAATTATTTCAACCGGTGCTGTAAGGTTTGAGGGGACAAGTAAACAATATGTATTTCCCGAATACCCAGCTGTTGCTTCGTTTGATGTTACATTAGCACTTATAACAGCTGCTGAAGAGCTCGGCGTAAAATACCATGTTGGCTTAACAGTTAGTTCTGACAGCTTCTATGTGGGGCAGGAGAGGCCGGGTTACAAAGGCTATTTACCGCCTTTCCAGAGGGGCTTAATAGATTTTTTGAGAAGTGTTAACGTATTGAATTTCGAGATGGAGGCTGCAGCTATTTTCACATTAGCGAATATTTATGGTTTAAGAGCCGGCAGCGTCTGTGCTGCGATAGCGAATAGGGAGACAGAGGAATTCATTGTTGATGCTGGAGTAGATGATGCTATAAAGGTAGCTAATGAAGCGGTTAAAATACTTAGTGAATGGGATCAAATAGTTGGGGAAACAGGATCAAAAACGGTATCTGCAAAAACAATTCTAGAATGGTATAAGAGGATAGGTAGGTTGTAG
- a CDS encoding DUF4258 domain-containing protein has protein sequence MNNYSREEFFWKIHISKHAMRRMKERKICLEDIYDTINDPYMYFYDSWNDLYLAVNIRGYAVVYAFHGNILEIVTVLGRREFKALLSKYGSSRYKHLS, from the coding sequence ATGAATAATTATTCTAGAGAAGAATTTTTCTGGAAAATACATATATCTAAACATGCAATGCGTAGAATGAAGGAGAGGAAAATATGTTTGGAAGACATATATGATACTATCAATGATCCATACATGTATTTCTATGATTCCTGGAACGATTTATACTTAGCTGTTAATATTAGAGGATACGCTGTTGTATATGCTTTCCACGGCAACATTTTAGAGATCGTCACTGTTCTTGGAAGAAGAGAATTTAAAGCGCTGCTTTCAAAATACGGGAGTAGTAGATATAAACATTTATCATAA
- a CDS encoding metallophosphoesterase, which translates to MLIGVMSDSHDNIYAVDKALNKFIEHRVEAIIHLGDIISPFIVRRMKNILKDIKVYGVLGNNDGDIYLLNKLFTANNWELYSGPSIINLGNRNFVIMHGYDGIEHTEKLAKTLLSIEGVDAVLFGHTHRVLVQYINNKLLLNPGETCGYLTGKSTIALLDTKDLSVEVLEI; encoded by the coding sequence ATGCTAATTGGTGTTATGAGCGATAGTCATGATAATATATACGCCGTAGATAAAGCATTAAATAAATTCATAGAACACCGTGTTGAAGCAATTATTCATTTAGGAGACATTATTTCTCCCTTCATTGTCAGGAGAATGAAGAATATATTGAAAGATATCAAGGTATACGGTGTTCTCGGAAACAATGACGGCGACATATATTTGTTAAATAAGTTATTTACTGCTAATAACTGGGAACTATATAGTGGGCCATCCATTATTAATCTGGGTAATAGGAACTTTGTAATAATGCATGGATATGATGGGATTGAGCACACTGAAAAGCTAGCTAAAACACTGCTTAGTATCGAGGGGGTTGACGCTGTATTGTTTGGACATACTCATAGAGTATTAGTTCAATATATTAATAACAAACTATTATTAAACCCTGGAGAAACATGTGGTTATTTAACTGGTAAATCTACAATAGCACTTCTAGATACAAAGGATTTATCTGTTGAAGTGCTTGAAATATGA
- the hsp20 gene encoding archaeal heat shock protein Hsp20, whose translation MSRWDDYNKRRRRGFFDVFDEIFRQMEEEMNRLLREFETMEPREFIEEAGPTRRFGPYVYGFRITIGPDGKPMIEEFGNVKKVEGKRMISEEREPLVDVFEQDDSITVIAELPGVEKDKIKLEVSDDRRKLIISASDTNRKYYKEVELPAEVDPGSAKATYKNGVLEVTLKKIKRSEKKKGYEVKIE comes from the coding sequence ATGAGTAGATGGGACGACTATAATAAGCGGCGTAGAAGAGGGTTCTTCGACGTATTTGATGAAATATTCAGGCAAATGGAGGAGGAAATGAATAGGTTACTGCGAGAATTCGAAACAATGGAGCCAAGGGAATTTATAGAAGAAGCCGGCCCAACAAGGAGGTTTGGTCCTTATGTATATGGTTTTAGAATAACAATAGGCCCAGATGGTAAACCTATGATTGAAGAATTCGGTAATGTGAAAAAGGTTGAAGGTAAAAGAATGATTAGTGAAGAAAGAGAACCTCTAGTAGATGTATTTGAACAGGATGACAGTATAACTGTTATTGCAGAGCTTCCAGGAGTAGAAAAAGATAAGATCAAGCTAGAAGTAAGCGATGATAGAAGAAAACTCATTATAAGTGCGAGCGATACGAACAGGAAATACTATAAGGAAGTAGAGCTACCTGCAGAGGTAGATCCTGGATCAGCGAAGGCTACATATAAAAATGGAGTATTAGAGGTAACATTGAAGAAGATCAAGAGATCAGAGAAAAAGAAGGGATACGAGGTAAAAATAGAATAA